From a region of the Arachis ipaensis cultivar K30076 chromosome B09, Araip1.1, whole genome shotgun sequence genome:
- the LOC107618039 gene encoding cinnamoyl-CoA reductase 2, with protein sequence MAMAASAAKKKICVTGAGGFLASWVVKFLLSKGYIVHGTVRQPGDEKYAHLMKLEGASENLKLFKADLLSYESVQSAIAGCNAVFHVACPVPSTTSTNPEVEMIEPAVKGTTNVLEASLEAKVERVVYVSSVAAAFMNPNFPNDKVIDESCWSDKDYCRKSNNWYCFSKTEAEEQALDFAKRTGLDVVSICPTLVLGPILRSSIVNASSLVLLKILKGCESLENKHRWIVDVRDVADAILLAYEKPEAEGRYICTSHPVKAKDMVEKLKSKYPNYNYPTNFVEVDDHQTKLSSEKLQRLGWRYKPLEETLTDAVESYKEAGLLQSK encoded by the exons ATGGCAATGGCAGCTTCTGCAGCAAAGAAGAAAATATGCGTAACTGGTGCAGGAGGTTTCTTAGCTTCTTGGGTTGTTAAGTTTCTTCTTTCCAAAGGATACATCGTTCATGGCACTGTTAGACAACCTG GTGATGAGAAATATGCTCACTTGATGAAGCTTGAGGGAGCTTCTGAGAATCTTAAACTCTTCAAAGCAGATTTGTTGAGTTATGAATCAGTTCAGTCAGCAATTGCTGGATGCAATGCTGTTTTCCATGTTGCTTGCCCTGTGCCTTCAACAACATCAACCAACCCTGAG GTAGAAATGATTGAGCCCGCCGTCAAGGGAACTACCAATGTGCTTGAAGCTTCTCTTGAAGCTAAAGTGGAACGAGTCGTCTATGTGTCATCTGTAGCCGCTGCTTTCATGAACCCAAATTTTCCAAATGACAAAGTGATTGATGAATCTTGTTGGTCTGATAAAGACTATTGCAGAAAATCCAAT AACTGGTATTGCTTCTCCAAGACAGAGGCTGAAGAGCAGGCCCTAGACTTTGCGAAAAGAACCGGGCTTGATGTGGTGAGCATTTGTCCTACCCTTGTGCTTGGACCCATTTTAAGGTCATCTATTGTGAATGCAAGTAGCTTGGTTCTCCTCAAGATTTTGAAAG GTTGTGAATCATTGGAGAACAAACATCGTTGGATAGTTGACGTGCGAGATGTAGCCGATGCAATTCTTTTGGCTTATGAAAAGCCTGAAGCAGAAGGGAGATATATATGCACTTCACACCCTGTTAAAGCAAAGGATATGGTGGAGAAATTGAAGAGTAAATATCCAAACTACAACTACCCTACAAA CTTTGTTGAGGTGGATGATCATCAAACAAAGTTAAGCTCAGAGAAACTACAGAGGCTTGGTTGGAGATACAAGCCATTGGAGGAGACACTCACTGATGCTGTTGAGAGCTATAAAGAAGCTGGTCTCTTGCAATCAAAGTAA
- the LOC110262421 gene encoding cinnamoyl-CoA reductase 2-like, translated as MIEPAVKGTTNVLEASLEAKVERVVYVSSVAAAFMNPNFPNDKVIDESCWSDKDYCRKSNNWYCFSKTEAEEQALDFAKRTGLDVVSICPTLVLGPILRSSIVNASSLVLLKILKGA; from the exons ATGATTGAGCCCGCCGTCAAGGGAACTACCAATGTGCTTGAAGCTTCTCTTGAAGCTAAAGTGGAACGAGTCGTCTATGTGTCATCTGTAGCCGCTGCTTTCATGAACCCAAATTTTCCAAATGACAAAGTGATTGATGAATCTTGTTGGTCTGATAAAGACTATTGCAGAAAATCCAAT AACTGGTATTGCTTCTCCAAGACAGAGGCTGAAGAGCAGGCCCTAGACTTTGCGAAAAGAACCGGGCTTGATGTGGTGAGCATTTGTCCTACCCTTGTGCTTGGACCCATTTTAAGGTCATCTATTGTGAATGCAAGTAGCTTGGTTCTCCTCAAGATTTTGAAAGGTGCTTAA
- the LOC110266234 gene encoding tetraketide alpha-pyrone reductase 1-like: MAMAASAAKKKICVTGAGGFLASWVVKFLLSKGYIVHGTVRQPGDEKYAHLMKLEGASENLKLFKADLLSYESVQSAIAGCNAVFHVACPVPSTTSTNPEAWNLLIS, encoded by the exons ATGGCAATGGCAGCTTCTGCAGCAAAGAAGAAAATATGCGTAACTGGTGCAGGAGGTTTCTTAGCTTCTTGGGTTGTTAAGTTTCTTCTTTCCAAAGGATACATCGTTCATGGCACTGTTAGACAACCTG GTGATGAGAAATATGCTCACTTGATGAAGCTTGAGGGAGCTTCTGAGAATCTTAAACTCTTCAAAGCAGATTTGTTGAGTTATGAATCAGTTCAGTCAGCAATTGCTGGATGCAATGCTGTTTTCCATGTTGCTTGCCCTGTGCCTTCAACAACATCAACCAACCCTGAGGCATGGAATCTTCTAATATCATAA
- the LOC107619746 gene encoding uncharacterized protein LOC107619746 isoform X1, with translation MQIVSTLRTLLKTPRFDHLAPSAMALLLLLQLRTKPNNNPFTNPALFFLFSKSSSSSSLRDLKHTLKHQQSESQSQSQSQYPSTPSEQSSSFTNTHYHQQQQQQQHQQQQKNSLHDIRGTLSEFRRRTAAETLPDESLSFSDIYDRTVRRKTPFPDMESSGTAHGGGRRPFNLGAVRDDLRKPGEARARDRRRADSFSLEAYREVLRSRPLDSSATAAAGASSPENVVGTASWLPDSVLKQKRRKEESEFMKVYSFGELGEKLKKLRPEGMRKEWFSIEELNERLKRMREKEVEEAESNVTGGVLFKDMRECLVSEDEKSRKSSLQKSDILSQLIGTPAYYSDPRKEHLVEKYFHPDNMSSEEKLKIELAKVRDEFKMSESDCGSARVQVAQLTTKIKHLSAVLHKKDVHSRKGLIAMVQRRKRLLKYLRRTDWESYCFVISKLGLRDNPDHGRKT, from the exons ATGCAAATTGTAAGCACTCTTAGAACCCTTCTCAAAACCCCTCGCTTTGATCATCTTGCTCCTTCCGCCATggcccttcttcttcttcttcaactcaggaccaaacccaacaacaacccTTTCACAAACCCCGCTTTGTTCTTTTTATTCTccaaatcttcttcttcttcttctctcagaGACCTAAAACACACTCTCAAACACCAACAATCAGAATCACAATCACAATCACAATCACAATATCCTTCAACACCCTCAGAGCAATCCTCCTCATTCACCAACACTCATTATCATCAGCAGCAACAGCAACAGCAACATCAGCAACAACAGAAGAACTCTCTCCACGATATCCGTGGCACCCTCTCCGAGTTCCGCCGCCGCACCGCCGCCGAAACTCTGCCGGACGAATCGCTTTCATTCAGTGATATCTACGACCGAACCGTGCGCCGGAAAACGCCCTTTCCGGACATGGAATCCTCCGGTACGGCGCACGGCGGAGGGAGGAGACCTTTCAACCTCGGTGCCGTTCGCGATGACTTGCGGAAGCCAGGAGAGGCTCGCGCCAGAGACCGGAGGAGAGCTGATTCGTTTTCGTTGGAGGCGTACAGGGAGGTGCTGAGATCGAGGCCGTTAGATTCCTCCGCCACCGCGGCAGCTGGAGCATCCTCGCCGGAGAATGTGGTTGGCACTGCGAGCTGGTTGCCGGATTCTGTGTTGAAGCAGAAGAGACGCAAGGAAGAATCCGAGTTTATGAAGGTTTATAGCTTTGGCGAATTGGGGGAGAAATTGAAGAAGCTGAGACCCGAGGGAATGAGAAAAGAGTGGTTCTCTATTGAAGAATTGAACGAAAGGTTGAagaggatgagagagaaggaggtgGAGGAAGCTGAGTCCAATGTCACAGGAGGGGTATTATTCAAGGACATGAGAGAGTGCCTGGTATCTGAAGATGAAAAGTCTAGGAAGAGTTCAC TGCAGAAATCTGATATCTTAAGCCAGTTGATTGGGACTCCAGCCTACTATTCGGATCCCCGTAAAGAGCATCTTGTTGAAAAA TACTTCCATCCAGATAATATGTCCTCAGAAGAAAAGTTGAAAATTGAACTTGCAAAGGTTAGAGATGAGTTCAAAATGTCAGAATCAGACTGTGGATCTGCTCGAGTTCAAG TTGCACAACTCACAACTAAGATTAAGCATCTATCAGCTGTTCTACACAAGAAG GATGTGCATTCTCGTAAAGGCTTGATCGCAATGGTTCAGAGGAGAAAAAGATTATTGAAATACCTCAGAAGAACTGATTGGGAATCGTATTGTTTCGTTATATCTAAGCTAGGTCTACGTGATAATCCAGATCATGGTCGCAAAACATAG
- the LOC107619746 gene encoding uncharacterized protein LOC107619746 isoform X2, with protein MQIVSTLRTLLKTPRFDHLAPSAMALLLLLQLRTKPNNNPFTNPALFFLFSKSSSSSSLRDLKHTLKHQQSESQSQSQSQYPSTPSEQSSSFTNTHYHQQQQQQQHQQQQKNSLHDIRGTLSEFRRRTAAETLPDESLSFSDIYDRTVRRKTPFPDMESSGTAHGGGRRPFNLGAVRDDLRKPGEARARDRRRADSFSLEAYREVLRSRPLDSSATAAAGASSPENVVGTASWLPDSVLKQKRRKEESEFMKVYSFGELGEKLKKLRPEGMRKEWFSIEELNERLKRMREKEVEEAESNVTGGVLFKDMRECLVSEDEKSRKSSLQKSDILSQLIGTPAYYSDPRKEHLVEKYFHPDNMSSEEKLKIELAKVRDEFKMSESDCGSARVQVAQLTTKIKHLSAVLHKKSCHDPSY; from the exons ATGCAAATTGTAAGCACTCTTAGAACCCTTCTCAAAACCCCTCGCTTTGATCATCTTGCTCCTTCCGCCATggcccttcttcttcttcttcaactcaggaccaaacccaacaacaacccTTTCACAAACCCCGCTTTGTTCTTTTTATTCTccaaatcttcttcttcttcttctctcagaGACCTAAAACACACTCTCAAACACCAACAATCAGAATCACAATCACAATCACAATCACAATATCCTTCAACACCCTCAGAGCAATCCTCCTCATTCACCAACACTCATTATCATCAGCAGCAACAGCAACAGCAACATCAGCAACAACAGAAGAACTCTCTCCACGATATCCGTGGCACCCTCTCCGAGTTCCGCCGCCGCACCGCCGCCGAAACTCTGCCGGACGAATCGCTTTCATTCAGTGATATCTACGACCGAACCGTGCGCCGGAAAACGCCCTTTCCGGACATGGAATCCTCCGGTACGGCGCACGGCGGAGGGAGGAGACCTTTCAACCTCGGTGCCGTTCGCGATGACTTGCGGAAGCCAGGAGAGGCTCGCGCCAGAGACCGGAGGAGAGCTGATTCGTTTTCGTTGGAGGCGTACAGGGAGGTGCTGAGATCGAGGCCGTTAGATTCCTCCGCCACCGCGGCAGCTGGAGCATCCTCGCCGGAGAATGTGGTTGGCACTGCGAGCTGGTTGCCGGATTCTGTGTTGAAGCAGAAGAGACGCAAGGAAGAATCCGAGTTTATGAAGGTTTATAGCTTTGGCGAATTGGGGGAGAAATTGAAGAAGCTGAGACCCGAGGGAATGAGAAAAGAGTGGTTCTCTATTGAAGAATTGAACGAAAGGTTGAagaggatgagagagaaggaggtgGAGGAAGCTGAGTCCAATGTCACAGGAGGGGTATTATTCAAGGACATGAGAGAGTGCCTGGTATCTGAAGATGAAAAGTCTAGGAAGAGTTCAC TGCAGAAATCTGATATCTTAAGCCAGTTGATTGGGACTCCAGCCTACTATTCGGATCCCCGTAAAGAGCATCTTGTTGAAAAA TACTTCCATCCAGATAATATGTCCTCAGAAGAAAAGTTGAAAATTGAACTTGCAAAGGTTAGAGATGAGTTCAAAATGTCAGAATCAGACTGTGGATCTGCTCGAGTTCAAG TTGCACAACTCACAACTAAGATTAAGCATCTATCAGCTGTTCTACACAAGAAG TCTTGCCATGATCCATCTTATTAG